Proteins from one Prinia subflava isolate CZ2003 ecotype Zambia chromosome 4, Cam_Psub_1.2, whole genome shotgun sequence genomic window:
- the LOC134549683 gene encoding C-type lectin domain family 2 member L-like, whose product MGSGGQRGGSAGRGTARSAKGLFSNIWLWRAVAGVLTAAVIFILCIQFVNPSLAKDCPVCPPLDLCPPGWLYFQRKCYYLSEPEATWNSSQSNCSSHNASLLVIENHQELSFIMKITKQDPWIGLYKRDEEFFWVNGKALDNELFEVKGSGRCAYLESKGVSASGCYLTRKWVCSLSINSAQ is encoded by the exons ATGGGCAGCGGCGGCCAgcgcggcggctccgcggggcgCGGCACGGCCCGCAGCGCCAAAG gtcTATTCTCAAACATCTGGCTATGGCGAGCTGTCGCTGGAGTTCTTACTGCTGctgtcattttcattttatgtattCAGTTTG TAAACCCTTCTCTGGCCAAAGACTGTCCTGTGTGCCCTCCCCTGGACCTGTGTCCACCAGGCTGGCTGTACTTCCAGAGGAAGTGTTACTACCTCTCAGAGCCTGAAGCCACCTGGAACTCCAGCCAGAGCAACTGCTCTTCCCACAACGCTTCCCTCCTGGTCATCGAAAATCATCAGGAGCTG AGCTTTATCATGAAGATCACAAAGCAAGACCCATGGATTGGACTCTATAAAAGAGATGAAGAGTTCTTTTGGGTAAATGGAAAAGCATTAGACAATGAACT GTTTGAAGTAAAAGGCTCTGGAAGATGTGCCTATCTGGAGTCCAAAGGAGTTTCAGCCTCAGGATGTTATTTAACCAGGAAATGGGTCTGTAGCTTGAGTATCAACTCAGCACAATAA
- the LOC134549682 gene encoding C-type lectin domain family 5 member A-like isoform X1 — translation MAENVLYADLNLPESITPRILTVTDVQGSDCTYAEVKVKSQDTNAAANCKSSGKSCCSRKHAAILVVIIPVLVLAIYLIITYGPTTGSQNSSTTLSLIPEEALDCPSQWKKHGRKCYFFSPEKIEKNWNDSRRECFNRGSDLVIIDSEEELSYLRSESNSSYYLLGLTFSQNEQKWKWINDMEYDPAMFNIKRQYSDYHCAVIGPRKVEDASCGGSSTTQNMCEKAATMLKRHQKES, via the exons ATGGCAGAAAATGTCCTTTATGCTGACTTGAACTTGCCTGAATCAATCACACCCAGAATCCTGACAGTCACTGATGTCCAAG GTTCAGATTGTACCTATGCAGAAGTGAAAGTGAAATCCCAAGACACAAATGCTGCAGCAAACTGCAAATCATCTG GTAAAAGCTGTTGTTCCAGAAAACATGCTGCTATATTGGTGGTGATCATCCCTGTACTGGTCCTGGCCATATATTTAATAATCACAT atggTCCAACCACAGGCAGCCAAAACAGCTCAACAACATTGTCCCTTATCCCTGAAGAGGCACTAG ATTGCCCCTCACAATGGAAAAAACATGGGAGAAAATGCTACTTCTTCTCTCCAGAGAAGATAGAGAAGAACTGGAATGACTCCCGTAGAGAATGCTTTAACAGGGGCTCAGATCTGGTGATCATTGACAGCGAGGAGGAGCTG AGCTACCTTCGCTCAGAATCAAATTCTAGCTACTACTTACTTGGTCTCACATTCTCTCAAAATGAGCAGAAGTGGAAGTGGATCAACGACATGGAATATGACCCAGCCAT GTTCAATATAAAGAGACAATACAGTGACTATCACTGTGCGGTCATTGGACCTCGTAAAGTAGAAGATGCATCTTGTGGTGGAAGCTCAACAACACAAAATATGTGTGAAAAAGCTGCAACAATGTTAAAAAGGCATCAGAAGGAGAGCTAA
- the LOC134549682 gene encoding C-type lectin domain family 5 member A-like isoform X2 has protein sequence MAENVLYADLNLPESITPRILTVTDVQGSDCTYAEVKVKSQDTNAAANCKSSGKSCCSRKHAAILVVIIPVLVLAIYLIITYCPSQWKKHGRKCYFFSPEKIEKNWNDSRRECFNRGSDLVIIDSEEELSYLRSESNSSYYLLGLTFSQNEQKWKWINDMEYDPAMFNIKRQYSDYHCAVIGPRKVEDASCGGSSTTQNMCEKAATMLKRHQKES, from the exons ATGGCAGAAAATGTCCTTTATGCTGACTTGAACTTGCCTGAATCAATCACACCCAGAATCCTGACAGTCACTGATGTCCAAG GTTCAGATTGTACCTATGCAGAAGTGAAAGTGAAATCCCAAGACACAAATGCTGCAGCAAACTGCAAATCATCTG GTAAAAGCTGTTGTTCCAGAAAACATGCTGCTATATTGGTGGTGATCATCCCTGTACTGGTCCTGGCCATATATTTAATAATCACAT ATTGCCCCTCACAATGGAAAAAACATGGGAGAAAATGCTACTTCTTCTCTCCAGAGAAGATAGAGAAGAACTGGAATGACTCCCGTAGAGAATGCTTTAACAGGGGCTCAGATCTGGTGATCATTGACAGCGAGGAGGAGCTG AGCTACCTTCGCTCAGAATCAAATTCTAGCTACTACTTACTTGGTCTCACATTCTCTCAAAATGAGCAGAAGTGGAAGTGGATCAACGACATGGAATATGACCCAGCCAT GTTCAATATAAAGAGACAATACAGTGACTATCACTGTGCGGTCATTGGACCTCGTAAAGTAGAAGATGCATCTTGTGGTGGAAGCTCAACAACACAAAATATGTGTGAAAAAGCTGCAACAATGTTAAAAAGGCATCAGAAGGAGAGCTAA